In a genomic window of Candidatus Brocadia sp.:
- a CDS encoding glutamate--tRNA ligase, with the protein MSSHVKVRFAPSPTGYLHIGGARTALFNWLFARHNKGVFLLRIEDTDQQRSTEEATQAILDSMKWLGLDWDEGPYFQSQRLPIYKQYAEKLVAEGKAFYDVDAEGRKAIRFKMQDGVTEINDLIHGTITFDTSLIEDFVILKADGFPTYNFACVVDDAEMGITHILRGDDHISNTPKQIALYKAFGFKVPEFAHIPMILGEDGSRLSKRHGATSVTEYRDKGYLPHALVNFLALLGWSPGNDVEIISIPEMIEKFTLKRANKTSAQFNNIKLDWMNGQYIKNTPVEQLIPEVRKFFEKSGIDMAKITPEWLLDFVKLYHERFKTFRDLLDQTRFFFTDTIEYDQAAVNKFLKKEGVGELLKEVHSAISRVDAFDKKTLEDSLRALTERLGVGFSKLAQPMRVAITGKSVSAGIFETMELLGKEKTLKRLDYAIKNRCETSEAMRF; encoded by the coding sequence TTGAGTTCTCACGTTAAGGTTCGTTTTGCGCCCAGTCCTACGGGTTACCTCCATATCGGCGGGGCACGGACGGCGCTTTTTAACTGGCTTTTTGCACGGCATAATAAGGGTGTTTTCCTATTACGGATAGAAGATACCGACCAGCAGCGCTCCACCGAAGAGGCCACACAGGCCATCCTCGATAGCATGAAATGGCTGGGGTTAGACTGGGATGAAGGTCCGTACTTCCAAAGCCAACGACTACCTATCTATAAGCAATATGCAGAGAAATTGGTGGCAGAGGGGAAGGCGTTTTACGATGTCGATGCCGAGGGGCGTAAGGCGATTCGTTTTAAGATGCAGGATGGGGTAACGGAAATTAACGACCTTATCCACGGCACCATTACCTTTGATACATCCCTTATCGAAGATTTTGTCATACTCAAGGCCGATGGCTTTCCAACCTATAATTTTGCCTGTGTCGTGGATGATGCCGAGATGGGGATTACCCATATTCTCCGGGGAGATGACCACATATCGAATACCCCCAAACAGATCGCCCTTTACAAGGCATTTGGATTTAAAGTGCCGGAATTTGCACATATCCCAATGATACTGGGGGAAGACGGGTCGAGGTTGAGCAAACGTCATGGGGCAACCTCCGTTACTGAATATCGGGACAAGGGCTATTTGCCTCATGCCCTGGTAAATTTCCTTGCCCTCCTGGGATGGTCACCTGGAAACGATGTGGAGATTATATCGATACCGGAAATGATTGAGAAGTTTACCTTAAAGCGTGCAAATAAAACGAGCGCACAATTCAACAACATAAAACTGGATTGGATGAACGGCCAATATATCAAAAATACCCCTGTTGAACAGTTAATACCTGAGGTGAGGAAATTTTTTGAAAAATCGGGTATTGATATGGCAAAAATTACTCCAGAGTGGCTGCTCGATTTCGTAAAATTGTATCACGAACGCTTCAAGACCTTCCGGGATTTGCTAGACCAGACGAGGTTCTTCTTTACCGATACGATCGAATACGATCAGGCCGCTGTAAACAAATTCCTCAAGAAGGAAGGGGTTGGTGAGTTGTTAAAAGAGGTGCACTCGGCTATTTCCCGGGTAGATGCTTTTGATAAAAAAACGCTAGAAGACTCCCTGCGGGCTTTGACCGAAAGGCTTGGTGTTGGGTTTTCCAAGCTTGCACAACCCATGAGGGTAGCCATTACGGGAAAGAGTGTGAGCGCTGGTATTTTTGAAACCATGGAGCTATTGGGAAAGGAAAAAACCCTAAAAAGGCTCGACTACGCCATAAAAAATCGGTGCGAAACATCAGAAGCAATGAGGTTTTGA
- a CDS encoding HNH endonuclease produces the protein MIKQFQKIISEKAHEEFQKWREENPEGFLLNVKSKSSGMIHRSICAHLGNTEWQAGQPGDLGKQMKVCSQNLKEIHNWATQNGITHITECSDCKPIDDQRIMSEIAETIFNKDEFDPDIVVDERRKTLHDIVLRQGQPAFRKSLLDAYGGRCAITECDVVHVLESAHIYPYQGEETNTVTNGLLLRSDIHTLFDLHIITVHPETLKIHINPTLKDSLYWELNEKTLREPIDEASRPSKLALRKHFDSSGIE, from the coding sequence ATGATAAAACAATTTCAAAAGATAATCTCCGAAAAAGCACATGAAGAATTCCAGAAATGGCGTGAAGAAAATCCTGAAGGATTTCTTTTAAATGTGAAATCAAAATCATCTGGAATGATTCATCGATCCATATGTGCTCATCTTGGAAATACAGAATGGCAGGCGGGTCAACCTGGCGATCTAGGAAAACAAATGAAAGTTTGTTCACAGAATTTGAAAGAAATTCATAATTGGGCAACACAAAATGGAATCACCCATATAACTGAATGTTCCGACTGCAAACCCATTGATGATCAAAGAATAATGTCGGAAATAGCAGAAACCATATTTAACAAAGATGAATTTGATCCAGATATAGTTGTTGATGAAAGGAGAAAAACACTTCACGATATTGTTTTAAGACAAGGACAACCTGCATTTAGAAAGTCATTGCTTGATGCATACGGGGGACGTTGTGCCATTACGGAATGTGATGTTGTCCACGTTTTAGAATCTGCCCATATCTATCCATATCAAGGCGAAGAGACAAATACCGTTACGAACGGTCTCTTGCTGCGATCTGATATTCATACGCTGTTTGATCTGCACATAATCACAGTTCATCCAGAAACCCTGAAAATACACATTAATCCAACATTAAAAGATTCTCTTTACTGGGAATTGAATGAGAAAACATTGCGTGAACCAATAGACGAGGCAAGCAGGCCAAGCAAATTAGCATTAAGAAAGCATTTTGATTCAAGTGGAATCGAATAA
- a CDS encoding ASCH domain-containing protein: MKALSIQQPWAWAIIHAGKNIENRTWNTHFRGTFAVHASGKIMRDAELPRRSPQPEPEDLVTSAIIGFVDLVDVVKEHPSKWFGGPIGFVLANPRSLRTPVPCKGKLGFWEIPPKILRRCRL, encoded by the coding sequence ATGAAAGCACTCAGCATTCAGCAACCGTGGGCATGGGCGATTATCCATGCAGGCAAGAACATCGAGAACCGAACTTGGAATACTCATTTTCGAGGCACCTTCGCTGTCCATGCTTCCGGCAAGATTATGCGAGACGCCGAGCTCCCACGACGGTCTCCGCAACCAGAACCAGAAGACTTGGTTACGAGCGCTATCATCGGTTTCGTCGATCTCGTCGACGTCGTTAAGGAGCATCCCTCGAAGTGGTTCGGTGGGCCGATTGGATTCGTTCTCGCCAACCCACGATCACTTCGCACCCCAGTGCCATGCAAGGGCAAGCTAGGATTTTGGGAGATTCCGCCTAAGATTCTGCGACGCTGCCGTTTATGA
- a CDS encoding DUF433 domain-containing protein, whose product MFVSTQHLYIEKDPGKYEGKAVIKGTRIPVASIVNHYRSGMGIEEILDGYPNLTPAQLFDALSYYFDNKEEIEK is encoded by the coding sequence ATGTTTGTAAGCACCCAACATCTATATATCGAAAAAGACCCCGGCAAATATGAGGGTAAAGCCGTTATTAAAGGCACAAGGATCCCCGTTGCATCAATTGTAAATCACTACCGCTCGGGCATGGGCATAGAGGAGATACTTGATGGTTATCCAAATTTAACTCCAGCGCAGTTATTTGATGCCCTTAGCTATTATTTTGACAACAAAGAAGAGATTGAAAAATAA
- a CDS encoding 3-dehydroquinate synthase, with amino-acid sequence MKTIRVNLSSNSYNISIDKGILGKIGDILVKEKEPCKTLLITDKNIEKVYGNIVSESLVRNKFDVRLIPLKPGEEQKTMETALALYDACFDHKLDRSSLIVALGGGVVGDISGFVAATFMRGIPFIQVPTTLLAQVDSSIGGKVAVNHPKGKNMIGSFYQPRAVFIDTDTLSTLPAAELVAGLVEVIKYGVIRDAELFEYIEKSLYDILQLNDTALLKIIAMSCQIKAHVVEEDEKETHLRAILNYGHTIGHAIETVTDYKKYRHGEAVAIGMLYATRIAIEMGLTDHVVLERQLSLIQRLGLPLHTGLKSEDIVKALYTDKKVISGRLRFILPIKIGEVIISDRVTEEILYLVLNKPL; translated from the coding sequence ATGAAGACTATACGTGTTAACTTATCCTCCAATAGTTACAATATCTCCATTGACAAAGGCATCCTCGGGAAAATTGGTGACATCCTAGTTAAAGAGAAAGAACCGTGCAAGACACTCCTGATTACCGACAAAAACATAGAAAAGGTTTACGGCAATATCGTATCGGAAAGTCTGGTGCGGAATAAATTTGATGTCAGGCTTATCCCACTGAAACCCGGTGAAGAGCAGAAAACCATGGAAACAGCACTGGCACTTTACGATGCATGTTTCGATCATAAGCTGGACAGGAGTTCCCTTATCGTTGCATTAGGCGGAGGCGTGGTGGGTGACATCAGCGGTTTTGTGGCTGCAACGTTTATGCGGGGTATCCCTTTTATTCAGGTACCGACAACACTCCTCGCACAGGTTGACAGCAGTATTGGAGGCAAGGTAGCCGTGAACCACCCGAAAGGGAAAAATATGATCGGGAGTTTTTATCAACCCAGGGCTGTTTTTATCGATACCGATACACTCTCCACATTACCGGCGGCAGAACTGGTAGCAGGGCTTGTGGAGGTTATCAAGTACGGAGTCATCAGAGACGCTGAATTATTTGAATACATAGAAAAGTCCCTTTATGACATATTGCAATTGAACGATACCGCCCTTCTCAAAATTATCGCCATGTCATGTCAGATCAAGGCACATGTCGTGGAAGAAGACGAAAAAGAAACACACCTGCGCGCCATATTAAACTACGGACATACCATTGGCCATGCCATCGAAACGGTCACCGACTACAAAAAATACAGACATGGGGAGGCAGTAGCCATTGGCATGCTTTACGCCACGAGGATTGCCATTGAAATGGGATTGACAGATCATGTGGTACTGGAACGACAACTTTCATTAATACAACGATTGGGATTGCCGCTTCATACAGGATTAAAATCCGAGGATATTGTAAAAGCACTGTACACCGATAAAAAGGTTATTTCCGGCAGGCTGCGTTTTATACTACCCATAAAAATAGGTGAGGTTATTATATCGGATCGGGTAACCGAGGAAATTTTATACCTCGTATTGAATAAGCCTCTTTAA
- the dprA gene encoding DNA-protecting protein DprA: MTEFEALLRLNMTKGIGIRTYKTLLERFGSSEAILSATKSELEAVPGIGPKLANAIVEESKNIDISNEMNLAKEKDVQILPYTSEQYPKHLKTIYDPPLVLYVKGNILEMDILALAVVGARRCTYYGLSQAERFSRLLAQKGLCIVSGMARGIDAAAHRGAIKSNGRTIAVLGCGLGVIYPRENIELAEQIARHGALVSEFPMNTPPDFRNFPPRNRLISGLSLGVLVVESALNSGSLITAQWALEQGKEVFAIPGNIDNIYSRGTHKLIKEGAKLVEDITDIIQELGPLAETLRTSDESATNDPRSLSLNSQEKKIFSLLSSSPKDIDEIIRIARLPTSVVSSTLMILEIKKLVKQLSGKRFVKA, from the coding sequence TTGACAGAATTTGAGGCCCTCTTACGTCTGAACATGACGAAGGGGATTGGGATACGAACATACAAAACACTTTTAGAAAGGTTCGGCTCTTCGGAGGCCATCCTCAGTGCCACCAAATCAGAATTAGAGGCAGTACCGGGCATCGGTCCAAAGTTAGCAAACGCCATCGTCGAGGAATCCAAAAACATTGACATTTCAAATGAAATGAATCTGGCCAAAGAAAAGGACGTTCAGATCCTGCCTTACACGAGCGAACAGTATCCGAAACACCTCAAGACCATCTACGACCCGCCACTTGTCCTTTACGTAAAGGGTAATATCCTTGAAATGGACATCCTTGCCCTCGCTGTTGTAGGTGCGCGACGTTGCACCTATTATGGTCTCTCGCAGGCAGAGCGCTTTAGCCGGCTCCTTGCCCAGAAGGGACTTTGTATTGTAAGCGGTATGGCACGGGGGATAGATGCGGCTGCACACCGCGGCGCCATTAAATCCAACGGACGTACCATTGCCGTGCTCGGCTGTGGTCTTGGGGTTATTTACCCCCGGGAAAATATCGAACTGGCAGAACAAATCGCCCGGCACGGCGCTCTGGTATCTGAGTTTCCCATGAATACACCGCCAGACTTTCGCAATTTCCCGCCGAGAAACAGGCTGATAAGCGGCTTGTCGCTGGGGGTGCTTGTGGTTGAATCAGCGCTGAACAGCGGTTCTCTGATAACCGCACAATGGGCACTGGAACAGGGGAAAGAGGTCTTTGCCATTCCAGGCAATATTGACAACATTTACAGCCGGGGCACACACAAACTCATCAAGGAAGGCGCAAAACTCGTCGAGGATATTACCGATATCATTCAGGAGCTAGGACCACTGGCAGAAACCCTGAGGACATCCGATGAGTCTGCAACAAACGACCCGAGAAGCCTGTCGCTGAACTCTCAGGAAAAAAAGATATTCTCACTCTTATCCAGCAGCCCGAAAGACATAGATGAAATTATACGCATCGCCAGGCTCCCCACCTCAGTCGTCTCGAGCACCCTCATGATCCTCGAAATAAAGAAACTGGTAAAGCAGCTCTCTGGCAAAAGGTTTGTCAAGGCGTAA